The following proteins come from a genomic window of Anaerobutyricum hallii:
- a CDS encoding YhdT family protein — protein MKNLTKQEKHEQCIREIRGTLVVVAICCAWHILSAFLLNESGLYFLGMPAWFSVSTLGTIVLSLLGVWYLLKHVFIDFEYDDEEEGEE, from the coding sequence ATGAAGAATTTAACGAAACAGGAGAAACACGAACAGTGTATCCGCGAAATTCGTGGAACATTAGTTGTTGTTGCCATCTGCTGTGCATGGCATATTTTAAGTGCATTTTTACTAAACGAAAGTGGTCTTTACTTTCTCGGTATGCCAGCATGGTTCAGTGTGTCAACGTTAGGTACGATCGTACTCTCTTTACTTGGGGTATGGTATTTGTTAAAGCATGTATTTATTGATTTTGAATATGATGATGAAGAGGAGGGAG
- a CDS encoding fibronectin type III domain-containing protein gives MKSIYKKKVQLLLTAVLCLTVLLFIPQKAQAAAVKKPSQVKNLTVKLTAKRTAKLTWKKAAHAKKYQVYCSVNGGKYKKIKTTKAASVTHKKLKTGAVYIYKVRGINQGKKGSYSSVQRIRTLADTKPGLSAAVTGTTAVLEWNKVKNATGYYLYKAGANGKWNKITAVKERSYVVNGLELGGVYSYKVVPYLRADGKTFKGSSSVKKITMPASGWLLDYVQPYAKPLSYESYNARAFTMRGTSYTHGFAVRGTLRNDEGIYFNLGGKYTSLTFKTGIKDGKYIARRRPAKVTIKADGKTIENGTFEIKDDEAFSIHTINVKGCKDLRIYIVPEISLSFPIQNMDLQM, from the coding sequence ATGAAAAGTATTTACAAGAAAAAGGTACAACTGTTGCTGACCGCAGTCCTGTGCCTGACCGTTTTATTATTTATACCGCAGAAGGCGCAGGCAGCGGCAGTGAAAAAACCTTCGCAGGTAAAGAATCTCACAGTGAAGCTTACCGCAAAAAGAACGGCAAAGCTTACCTGGAAAAAAGCAGCGCATGCGAAGAAGTATCAGGTATACTGCTCAGTGAATGGCGGCAAGTATAAAAAGATAAAGACAACAAAAGCAGCCTCCGTTACACATAAAAAGTTAAAGACAGGTGCAGTTTATATTTATAAAGTAAGAGGAATCAATCAGGGCAAAAAAGGTAGTTATTCTTCTGTACAAAGAATCCGTACACTGGCGGACACCAAACCGGGACTTTCGGCTGCGGTAACCGGTACAACAGCAGTTTTGGAATGGAATAAAGTAAAGAATGCGACCGGATATTACTTATATAAGGCCGGAGCCAATGGAAAGTGGAATAAGATAACAGCAGTAAAAGAAAGAAGCTATGTCGTAAACGGTCTTGAGTTAGGCGGAGTTTATAGTTATAAAGTTGTGCCATATTTAAGAGCAGACGGAAAAACATTTAAAGGCAGCAGTTCGGTAAAGAAGATTACAATGCCAGCTTCCGGCTGGTTATTAGACTACGTGCAGCCATATGCGAAACCATTAAGCTATGAAAGCTACAATGCACGTGCTTTTACGATGAGAGGCACTTCCTATACGCATGGGTTTGCAGTAAGAGGAACGCTGCGCAATGATGAAGGAATCTATTTTAACTTAGGAGGAAAATACACTTCTCTTACTTTTAAAACAGGTATAAAAGATGGGAAGTATATTGCTCGAAGAAGACCAGCAAAGGTAACGATCAAGGCAGATGGAAAAACTATAGAAAACGGAACATTTGAAATTAAGGATGACGAAGCGTTCTCCATACATACGATTAATGTAAAAGGATGTAAAGATTTAAGAATTTATATTGTACCAGAGATATCATTAAGCTTCCCGATACAGAATATGGATTTGCAGATGTAA
- a CDS encoding DMT family transporter produces the protein MNAKVKGITYALIGGTCWGLSGIVGKLLFDTRGLNAQWLVTARLIIGGLIMLFIAFLQKKEKIFDVWKNKKTACSMLLFAAFGMLACQLTYFLCVQYSNPATATVLQYTSPVMIMILCLFLDKKLPRIIDILVLIAVVAGVFLMSTHGDIHTLAISQKALILGMIAAVTIVFYTVWPVSLLREFGSPSVIGWGMFLGGIMLAPFSKFWVLSGKWDGYTVILVGIVIIFGTVCAFTCYLKGVMYLGPVKSSLFSCMEPLVSTILTITVLHQTFAMADLVGIAVIIISVTSLAVNDVIEEAKTHKKNQKDQKNQTEQTEQKE, from the coding sequence ATGAATGCAAAAGTAAAGGGAATCACCTATGCTCTTATTGGAGGAACATGCTGGGGATTGTCCGGTATCGTAGGGAAACTCCTTTTTGATACAAGAGGGTTGAATGCACAATGGCTTGTGACGGCAAGACTTATTATTGGTGGGCTTATTATGTTGTTCATTGCCTTTTTGCAGAAAAAAGAGAAGATTTTTGATGTATGGAAGAATAAGAAGACGGCATGCAGTATGCTGTTATTTGCAGCATTTGGAATGTTAGCGTGTCAGCTTACGTATTTTTTATGTGTGCAGTATTCTAATCCGGCAACAGCGACAGTGCTTCAGTATACTTCGCCGGTCATGATTATGATTTTATGCCTTTTCCTTGATAAAAAGCTGCCGAGAATAATAGATATCCTTGTTCTGATTGCTGTGGTTGCAGGTGTTTTTCTTATGTCAACGCATGGGGACATCCACACTCTTGCGATTTCACAAAAGGCATTGATCCTTGGAATGATAGCGGCAGTTACGATTGTATTTTATACGGTATGGCCGGTAAGTCTTTTAAGAGAGTTTGGATCCCCGTCCGTTATTGGCTGGGGAATGTTTCTTGGTGGAATCATGCTGGCACCATTTTCAAAATTTTGGGTACTATCCGGAAAGTGGGATGGGTATACGGTAATATTAGTTGGAATCGTTATTATTTTTGGAACCGTATGTGCATTTACCTGCTATTTAAAAGGAGTCATGTATTTAGGACCGGTAAAGAGCAGTCTGTTTTCCTGTATGGAGCCGCTTGTCTCAACAATTCTTACAATCACAGTACTGCACCAGACATTTGCTATGGCAGATCTTGTCGGAATTGCAGTCATTATTATCAGCGTGACTTCGTTAGCGGTAAATGATGTGATTGAAGAAGCAAAGACACATAAAAAGAATCAAAAGGATCAAAAGAATCAAACAGAACAAACGGAACAAAAAGAATGA
- a CDS encoding 4'-phosphopantetheinyl transferase family protein, translating into MKKSEKRTKVYLLDRTKIADPVSFSSWKDFLPKERWEKTVRPVREEDRKTELAAWLLLYHALKEWGIPEESIRADGAYRYGGHGKPERKKKEVCFNLSHSGKYVMCVVSDVEVGCDIEKIQKVRWKLAKRFFSEGEYDILEKLKEESPGAEEELFTRFWVLRESYVKKTGEGLGISLEGLDFSGISGYKGKKNGKALKERFFEWEYDGYRIAVCEEKDGEPELVVCSRTIDNCFL; encoded by the coding sequence ATGAAAAAGTCAGAAAAACGTACTAAAGTATATTTGTTAGATAGAACTAAAATAGCAGATCCGGTAAGTTTTTCTTCGTGGAAAGACTTTCTTCCGAAAGAACGATGGGAAAAAACAGTCCGTCCGGTAAGAGAAGAAGACAGGAAAACGGAGCTTGCTGCCTGGCTTTTGTTGTATCACGCCTTAAAAGAATGGGGAATCCCGGAAGAAAGTATCCGAGCAGACGGGGCATATCGTTATGGAGGGCATGGCAAACCGGAACGAAAGAAGAAAGAAGTCTGTTTTAATCTTTCACATTCCGGAAAGTATGTTATGTGTGTAGTGTCGGATGTAGAAGTCGGTTGTGATATTGAAAAGATTCAGAAAGTAAGATGGAAGCTGGCAAAGAGATTTTTCTCTGAAGGAGAATATGATATTCTGGAAAAGTTAAAAGAAGAAAGTCCGGGGGCAGAGGAAGAACTTTTTACCCGGTTCTGGGTGTTGAGAGAAAGCTATGTAAAGAAAACGGGCGAGGGGCTTGGAATCTCGCTTGAGGGCTTGGATTTTTCGGGGATATCAGGTTATAAAGGAAAAAAGAATGGGAAAGCTTTAAAAGAAAGATTTTTTGAATGGGAATATGACGGATACCGGATTGCGGTTTGTGAGGAAAAAGACGGTGAACCGGAACTTGTTGTATGCAGCCGGACTATTGACAATTGTTTTCTTTAA
- a CDS encoding SEL1-like repeat protein, whose translation MAVEGTKIKEMMEGKTLEKDNIKKMYDMVQNASEPEEKKKVMKHSVFFIGQLPLKENHIVDLEQTRRIVNGSVPFAEVDTYMDYLLKGLSTQKLLLEKEDGSYEVNTKYEKSVIKVRKIARAFQLEQEKALEAGIPKAKKMYQMGTKYYHSGQYGEAAACFMNAVELAEYRMAYYSLGLLYFKGQGVDRSLEKAVYYARKALVKGAVIAQELEQEILEAMNA comes from the coding sequence ATGGCAGTAGAAGGAACAAAGATCAAAGAGATGATGGAAGGAAAGACTCTTGAGAAGGATAATATAAAGAAGATGTACGATATGGTGCAGAATGCATCAGAACCGGAAGAGAAGAAGAAGGTTATGAAACATTCTGTTTTTTTTATTGGACAGCTTCCATTAAAAGAGAATCATATTGTTGATTTGGAACAGACAAGAAGAATTGTAAATGGAAGTGTGCCATTTGCAGAAGTAGACACCTATATGGATTATCTGTTAAAGGGACTTTCTACGCAGAAGCTTCTTTTAGAGAAAGAAGATGGCAGCTATGAAGTGAATACGAAGTATGAGAAGTCAGTGATAAAGGTTCGTAAGATTGCCAGAGCATTTCAGCTTGAGCAGGAGAAAGCATTAGAAGCAGGAATCCCTAAAGCAAAGAAGATGTACCAGATGGGAACAAAGTACTATCATTCTGGACAGTATGGAGAAGCGGCGGCCTGCTTTATGAATGCGGTTGAACTGGCAGAATATCGTATGGCTTACTATAGTCTTGGTTTACTGTATTTTAAAGGACAAGGTGTGGACCGATCTCTTGAGAAAGCGGTTTATTATGCCAGAAAAGCGCTTGTAAAGGGTGCGGTGATCGCACAGGAACTTGAGCAGGAGATTTTAGAGGCGATGAACGCTTAA